A single genomic interval of Fusarium verticillioides 7600 chromosome 8, whole genome shotgun sequence harbors:
- a CDS encoding endo-1,4-beta-xylanase, which produces MVHFTSVFAGLSLVAGSLAAPSKEGLFSKITKRAGTPNSSGTNNGFFYSWWSDGGADATYTNGEGGSYSMEWKDGGNVVGGKGWSPGKARTISYEGEYKPNGNSYLSVYGWTRNPLVEYYIVESFGTYNPSSGATKKGTVEADGSTYDIFETTRTNAPSIDGTQTFQQYWSVRQQHRSTGSVDTGLHFDAWEKAGMKLGTHDYQILATEGYFSSGSSHMTVSEGASSGGSTGGDASQGGDASQGGDASQGGNGQQGDTQQPGNGQQGGDASQGGDASQGANGQQGGNGNSFQQPGI; this is translated from the exons ATGGTTCACTTCACTTCCGTCTTCGCTGGGCTGTCACTCGTAGCTGGTTCTCTTGCCGCGCCCTCCAAAGAAggtctcttctccaagattaCCAAGCGGGCTGGTACTCCCAACAGTTCCGGTACTAACAACGGATTCTTCTACTCCTGG TGGAGTGATGGCGGTGCCGATGCTACTTACACCAACGGTGAGGGAGGTTCTTACTCCATGGAGTGGAAGGATGGTGGTAACGTCGTCGGTGGTAAGGGTTGGTCTCCTGGAAAAGCTCG AACCATCTCCTATGAGGGAGAGTACAAGCCCAACGGCAACAGCTACCTCTCCGTCTACGGCTGGACCCGAAACCCCCTAGTCGAGTACTACATCGTAGAGTCCTTCGGTACCTACAACCCCTCCAGCGGTGCTACCAAGAAGGGTAccgttgaggctgatggcaGCACCTACGACATCTTCGAGACTACTCGCACCAACGCCCCTTCAATCGACGGTACTCAGACCTTCCAGCAGTACTGGTCTGTTCGCCAGCAGCATCGCTCTACTGGTAGCGTTGACACTGGTCTTCACTTCGACGCCTGGGAGAAGGCTGGTATGAAGCTCGGTACCCACGACTACCAGATCCTCGCTACTGAGGGTTACTTCAGCAGCGGATCTTCTCACATGACCGTTTCTGAGGGGGCTTCTTCCGGTGGATCTACTGGCGGTGACGCTTCCCAAGGCGGTGATGCTTCCCAGGGAGGTGACGCTTCTCAAGGTGGAAACGGCCAACAGGGTGATACCCAGCAGCCTGGTAACGGTCAGCAGGGCggtgatgcttctcaaggaggcGATGCTTCTCAGGGCGCAAACGGTCAGCAAGGTGGCAACGGAAACTCTTTCCAGCAGCCTGGCA TCTAA
- a CDS encoding endo-1,4-beta-xylanase, whose amino-acid sequence MVHFTSVFAGLSLVAGSLAAPSKEGLFSKITKRAGTPNSSGTNNGFFYSWWSDGGADATYTNGEGGSYSMEWKDGGNVVGGKGWSPGKARTISYEGEYKPNGNSYLSVYGWTRNPLVEYYIVESFGTYNPSSGATKKGTVEADGSTYDIFETTRTNAPSIDGTQTFQQYWSVRQQHRSTGSVDTGLHFDAWEKAGMKLGTHDYQILATEGYFSSGSSHMTVSEGASSGGSTGGDASQGGDASQGGDASQGGNGQQGDTQQPGNGQQGGDASQGGDASQGANGQQGGNGNSFQQPGSENQPQQQEIDTGANEPCQ is encoded by the exons ATGGTTCACTTCACTTCCGTCTTCGCTGGGCTGTCACTCGTAGCTGGTTCTCTTGCCGCGCCCTCCAAAGAAggtctcttctccaagattaCCAAGCGGGCTGGTACTCCCAACAGTTCCGGTACTAACAACGGATTCTTCTACTCCTGG TGGAGTGATGGCGGTGCCGATGCTACTTACACCAACGGTGAGGGAGGTTCTTACTCCATGGAGTGGAAGGATGGTGGTAACGTCGTCGGTGGTAAGGGTTGGTCTCCTGGAAAAGCTCG AACCATCTCCTATGAGGGAGAGTACAAGCCCAACGGCAACAGCTACCTCTCCGTCTACGGCTGGACCCGAAACCCCCTAGTCGAGTACTACATCGTAGAGTCCTTCGGTACCTACAACCCCTCCAGCGGTGCTACCAAGAAGGGTAccgttgaggctgatggcaGCACCTACGACATCTTCGAGACTACTCGCACCAACGCCCCTTCAATCGACGGTACTCAGACCTTCCAGCAGTACTGGTCTGTTCGCCAGCAGCATCGCTCTACTGGTAGCGTTGACACTGGTCTTCACTTCGACGCCTGGGAGAAGGCTGGTATGAAGCTCGGTACCCACGACTACCAGATCCTCGCTACTGAGGGTTACTTCAGCAGCGGATCTTCTCACATGACCGTTTCTGAGGGGGCTTCTTCCGGTGGATCTACTGGCGGTGACGCTTCCCAAGGCGGTGATGCTTCCCAGGGAGGTGACGCTTCTCAAGGTGGAAACGGCCAACAGGGTGATACCCAGCAGCCTGGTAACGGTCAGCAGGGCggtgatgcttctcaaggaggcGATGCTTCTCAGGGCGCAAACGGTCAGCAAGGTGGCAACGGAAACTCTTTCCAGCAGCCTGGCAGTGAGAACCAACCCCAGCAACAAGAGATTGACACTGGTGCTAACGAGCCCTGCCAATAA